In Arthrobacter citreus, a single genomic region encodes these proteins:
- a CDS encoding iron ABC transporter permease, translating into MLIHPRSRIIVFIACVLLLVICFFSSILLGYTNTSFSSLVHSFTQFNGSNEHLVIQNVRIPRAIIASIVGASLAIAGLFMQVLTKNPLASPSVLGINAGASMLIVLSITFFHLQSPNATIWLAFLGATISAVFVFGLSSLGKDGATPIKITLAGVSIAAMFSSITQGLLVTNEVALEQVLFWLAGSVQGRSLDSLHMVLPYIVIAWVISLAIGGKINTFMLGDDVSKALGQNTALLKVTLVVLVIILAGGAVSISGPIGLVGIIVPQIVRMFVKNDYRWMIPFCGIFGAILLLLADVASRYILMPEETPVGIMTAVIGAPFFIYLARKGGTVK; encoded by the coding sequence ATGCTTATTCACCCAAGATCAAGAATTATCGTATTTATCGCTTGTGTTTTATTATTAGTCATTTGTTTTTTTTCTAGTATTTTACTAGGATACACAAATACTAGTTTTTCAAGCCTAGTTCATTCATTTACACAATTTAATGGATCTAATGAACATTTAGTTATTCAAAATGTTCGTATTCCAAGAGCAATCATTGCATCGATAGTAGGTGCAAGCTTAGCGATTGCTGGTTTATTCATGCAAGTTTTAACAAAGAATCCTTTAGCATCGCCGAGCGTTTTAGGGATAAATGCTGGTGCTTCAATGTTGATCGTTCTTAGTATTACATTTTTTCATTTACAGTCACCTAATGCTACTATTTGGCTAGCATTTTTAGGTGCTACAATATCAGCAGTATTCGTATTTGGATTAAGTTCTTTAGGAAAAGATGGTGCGACTCCAATAAAGATTACTTTAGCTGGGGTTTCAATTGCCGCTATGTTTAGCTCGATTACCCAAGGCTTACTAGTAACAAATGAAGTAGCATTAGAGCAAGTCCTTTTTTGGTTAGCAGGCTCAGTTCAAGGTCGTTCACTCGATTCTTTACATATGGTGTTACCTTATATTGTGATCGCTTGGGTTATTTCACTTGCAATTGGTGGGAAAATTAACACATTCATGCTTGGAGACGATGTATCGAAAGCTTTAGGTCAAAATACGGCTCTCTTAAAAGTTACATTAGTAGTATTAGTTATTATACTAGCAGGTGGTGCTGTCAGTATTTCAGGACCAATAGGTTTGGTCGGAATAATTGTTCCACAAATAGTTAGAATGTTCGTTAAAAATGATTACCGATGGATGATTCCATTTTGCGGTATTTTCGGGGCAATTTTATTACTATTAGCAGACGTAGCTTCTCGTTATATATTAATGCCAGAAGAGACTCCAGTTGGAATTATGACCGCAGTAATCGGTGCACCATTTTTTATTTATTTAGCAAGAAAAGGCGGTACAGTAAAATGA
- a CDS encoding iron-siderophore ABC transporter substrate-binding protein — protein MRKLKFSSLIALFIAAIMVLGACGTKKSDETSGNESKDSNTITIQHAMGTTKVPANPKRVVILTNEGTEALLALGVKPVGAVQSWTGNPWYDHIAKDMDGVQVVGLESEVNLEKIADLKPDLIIGNKMRQEKVYEQLSAIAPTVFAETLRGDWQENFKFYAKVLNKEEQGNTVLADYTKRVDDLKAKLGDKLNQKISMVRFMGADVRIYHQDTFSGVILKQLGFQRPEEQNAPDFAEQGVTKERIPAMDGDYIFYFTYDNGKESGTALEKQFTEDPLFKKLNAYKNGHVIKVSDVIWNTAGGIKAAYLMLDDIEKTFTK, from the coding sequence ATGAGAAAACTAAAATTCTCTTCATTAATTGCACTATTTATTGCAGCAATTATGGTATTAGGTGCTTGTGGCACTAAAAAATCAGATGAAACTTCTGGTAATGAGAGCAAAGATTCAAATACAATTACGATTCAACACGCTATGGGAACAACTAAAGTTCCAGCAAATCCAAAACGCGTTGTTATTTTAACTAACGAAGGAACAGAAGCTTTACTTGCTTTAGGAGTTAAACCAGTAGGTGCTGTTCAATCTTGGACAGGAAACCCTTGGTATGATCATATTGCTAAAGACATGGATGGCGTTCAAGTTGTAGGTTTAGAAAGTGAAGTTAACCTTGAGAAAATCGCTGATTTAAAACCAGACTTAATTATTGGTAATAAAATGCGTCAAGAAAAAGTATATGAGCAATTAAGTGCAATTGCACCAACAGTATTCGCTGAAACACTACGTGGAGACTGGCAAGAGAATTTCAAATTTTACGCAAAAGTTTTAAATAAAGAAGAACAAGGAAACACAGTATTAGCTGATTATACAAAACGTGTAGATGACCTAAAAGCTAAATTAGGCGATAAATTAAATCAAAAAATTTCAATGGTACGTTTCATGGGTGCTGATGTTCGAATCTATCACCAAGATACTTTCTCAGGTGTAATTCTTAAACAATTAGGCTTCCAACGTCCAGAAGAACAAAATGCACCTGATTTTGCTGAGCAGGGTGTTACAAAAGAAAGAATTCCAGCAATGGACGGAGATTACATATTCTACTTCACATATGATAACGGAAAAGAATCTGGTACTGCTCTTGAAAAACAATTTACAGAAGATCCATTATTCAAAAAGTTAAATGCTTATAAAAATGGACATGTTATTAAAGTAAGTGATGTTATTTGGAACACTGCAGGTGGAATCAAAGCTGCTTACTTAATGTTAGATGACATTGAAAAAACTTTTACTAAATAA